From the genome of Litorilinea aerophila:
AGCCGGGCCATCCAGCGCCACGAGCGGGAACTGGCCATGCGCCTGGCCCGGATCGACCACGAGATCGAAGGGACCATCACCGAGCTGGAGAACCAGCTGGAGTCCCGCCTGGCTGCGCTGGACGAGGAAGAGGAACAGGCCATCCGGGAGCTGGATGAACGCATCAACGACGCCTCCTCCCGCATCATCAGCGAGGCCCAAAACCTGCAGATCTGGCTCCAGGATCGCATCGGCAAGAAGGCCGAGCAGGACCAGCACCTGTCGTGGACAGAGCAGGCCGTCATCCAGGCCGGCGAAGTCATTTCCCGGGACCACGAGACGGCCATCAACAACCTGGTCCAGGAAAAGCTCAACGAGCTGCAGCAGGAGTCCGACGAAGAGAAGGCCGACATCCGCCTGATGATCGCGGCCAAGCGGGATCATGTGCGCAGCGAGCTGGGCGCCCAGATTGAAGAGCTGCGTCAGGGGGTCGAGGAGCGCAAGGAGCGCATCCGGGCCCAGATGGAACGGGAGCTGGAGGACCTCAAGTCCCTGGAGGAGAAGCAGCTCCTGACCGAGAACCGCTACCGGGAACTGGCCGAGAAGTGGGGCAATGTCTTCACCGCCGGCATGGGCGCGGAGGCCATCCGGGACATTGTGGCCAAGTTGGACCTGGACAAGCTGGCCAAGGAGCTGCGCAAGGAGATCCGCACCACCCGCAGCAAGCAGCGCCGCAAGAAGGCGGCCAAGCGCCTTCGGGTGGTGGAAAACTTCCGTAAGAGTGGCAACCGCCCCGAGTGGATGATCCTGACCGCGCTGCCGGTGATTCCGCCGGACCTGCGCCCCATGGTGCAGTTGGACGGCGGCCGCTTTGCCACATCGGATCTCAACGACCTGTACCGCCGGGTCATCAACCGCAATAACCGCCTGCACCGGCTCATGGAGCTGGGCGCGCCGGATGTGATCGTGCGCAACGAGAAGCGCATGCTGCAGGAGGCCGTGGACAGCCTCATCGACAACGGCCGGCGCGGCCGGGCCGTCAGCCGCAGTGGCAAGCGCAAGCTCAAGAGCCTCAGCGACCTGCTCAAGGGCAAACAGGGGCGCTTCCGCCGCAACCTGCTGGGGAAGCGCGTAGACTACTCGGGCCGCTCGGTGATCGTCATCGGGCCGGAGCTCAAGCTCCACCAGTGTGGCCTGCCTAAGAAGATGGCCCTGGAGCTCTTCAAGCCCTTTGTGATGCGCCGCCTGGTGGAATACAACTATGCGCACAACATCAAGAGTGCCAAGCGCATGGTCGACCGCATGAGCCCGGAAGTCTGGGACGTGCTGGAAGAGATCTGCAAGGAGCGGCCGGTCCTGCTGAACCGTGCGCCCACCCTGCACCGCCTGGGCATCCAGGCCTTTGAGGTGGTCCTGGTGGAAGGCAGCGCCATCCACCTGCACCCCCTCACCTGCACGGCCTTCAACGCAGACTTCGACGGCGACCAGATGGCCGTCCACGTGCCCCTGAGCAGCCAGGCCGTCAAAGAAGCCCGGGAGCTGATGCTCTCCAGCCAGAACCTGCTCAAGCCCAGCAGCGGCGACCCCATCGTCGGGCCGTCCAAGGACATGGTGATGGGCGTCTACTACCTGACCGTCATGGAGTCCAAACCCCGGCGCTCCAAAGCGAGGGCCAACGGCGCCAATGGGGCCAATGGGGCCAACGGTGAGGAGCCCCGGCTGCCCACCTTCGCCACCATGGACGAGGCCGAGTACGCCTACGACATGGGCATCATCAAGCTGCGGGAGCCCATCCGGGTCTGGTTCACCAGCAAGTACGACCAGGTGCCCGTCTCCGAACTGCTGGTCGGCTCGGAGCGGATGGCGCCCTACGGACCCGAGGCCGGGATCAGCCAGCGGGTGCTGGATGCCCTGACCGGACACGGGATCCGCACCGTGGGTGAGTTGATGGACTACTACACCCGCGGCGAGAACAAGATGATCCAGGAGATCGCCGGTTTCGGCACCGTGGCCATGGACGAGACCCGGGAAGCCCTGCGGGTGCTGGGGCTGTTGGGCGCATCCTGGCCCAGCGAGCGCCTGATCACCACCACGGTGGGGCGCATCATCTTCAACCGGGCCCTGCGGGAAGAGCTCTGGTTTGTCAATGAAGTGTTGGACCGCAAGGGCGTGGATGCGGTGGTGGCCCGCTGCTACAAGCACCTGGGCCGGGAAGTGACCGCAGAGGTGGTGGACAACATCAAGGATCTGGGCTTCCGCTACGCGACCCGCTCCGGCATCACCATCGCGGTGAGCGACATTCGGGTGCCCGAGCAAAAGGCCGAGATCCTGGAGCGCACCAGCCGGGAAGTGGAGCTGAGCGAGCAGCAATACCGCCGTGGCCTGATCACGGCCGAAGAGCAGTATAACAAGATCGTGGAGCTGTGGACCCGGGCCACGGACGAAGTGACCGACGCGGTGAAGCAGCTGCTGAACCCAGAGGAAGGGTTGGGCGCCATGGCCCAGTCCGGCGCCACCAAGGGCGGCATCAACCCCATCCGCCAGCTGGCCGGCATGCGTGGTCTGATGGCCGACCCCAACGGGCGCATCATTCCGCTGCCCATTCGCTCCAACTTCCGGGAAGGCCTCACGGCGCTGGAGTACTTCCTGAGCACCCACGGTTCCCGCAAGGGTTTGGCCGACACCGCGCTGCGCACGGCCGACGCCGGCTACCTGACCCGACGCCTGGTGGACGTGGCCCAGGACGTGATTGTGACCATGGAGGACTGCGGCACCACCACAGGGATCTGGATCAACGCGGATCAGGCGGCCGCCATCGGCGAAACCTTCAGCGAACGCATCGCCGGGCGCTTCCTGGCTGCTGACATCACCGATCCCGAGACCGGGGAGGTGCTGCTCAAGGCGGGCACCCTGCTGGACGAGGCGGCCCTGGCCACGGTGGCCCGGTACAAGATCCAGCAGGCCTACGTGCGCAGCCCGCTTTCCTGTGAGGCCCGCTTCGGCCTCTGCCAGAAGTGCTATGGGGAAGACCTGGCTCGAGGCGGTGTCATCAAGCTGGGCGAGGCTGTGGGCATCATCGCGGCCCAGTCCATCGGCGAACCCGGCACCCAGCTGACCCTGCGCACCTTCCACACCGGTGGTGTGGCCGGCGGCGACGACATCACCCAGGGTCTGCCCCGCGTCGAGGAGCTCTTCGAGGCCCGAACGCCCAAGGGCGAAGCGGTCATCAGCGAAATCGACGGCACGGTGGACATCTACTGGGAAGGCGAGATCCGCATGCTGCGGGTCAGCCGCACCGACCTCAAGAGCCGCAACGTGGAGATCCCGGCCGGCTACCAGGTCCTGGTCAGCGACGGCGACCGGGTCCAGGAGGACACGGTCATCGCCCTGCCGCCCGAGGGCGAATCCGCCGGGGGTGCGTCCGAGGAGGCTACTGCCGAGGAGGCCGGCGTGATTGGCATCGTGGCGGGCATGGCTGGCGAAATCTTCCTGGAAACCCAGGAGGACGGCCGCACGGTGGCCACCATCCGCCGGGAGGACACGGAAGTCTGGGAAGTGGACATCCCGGCCAACGCCCGCCTGCGGGTGGAGAAGGGTGCCTACGTCCATGCTGGTGAGCAGCTCACCGAAGGGGCCAAGAACCCCAAGGAGATCCTGCGCATCCAGGGGCGGGAGGCCTGCCAGATCTACCTGCTGGAAGAGGTCCAGAAGGTCTATCGCAGCCAGGGTGTGAACATCCACGACAAGCACATCGAGGTGATCCTGCGCCAGCTCCTGCGGCGCATCCTGGTCCGGGCTACCGGCGATACAGACCTGCTGCCCGGGGAGCTGGTGGACCGCTTCGAGTTCGAGGACATCAACGCTGCCGTGGTGGCCAAGGGCGGCAAGCCGGCCCGGGGTGAGCCGGTGGTGCTGGGGCTGACCAAGGCGGCCCTCAACACCGAGAGCTTCCTGGCCGCAGCCAGCTTCCAGGAGACCACCCGGGTTCTGACCGAAGCGGCCATCCGCGGGCAACGGGACGAGCTGCGGG
Proteins encoded in this window:
- a CDS encoding DNA-directed RNA polymerase subunit beta', producing MEVKDFDAIRISLASPEQIREWSYGEVTKPETINYRTLRPERDGLFCERIFGPTKDWECACGKYKRVRYKGIVCDKCGVEVAPSRVRRERMGHIELASPVSHIWYVKGVPSRLGLLLNISPRHLERVLYFAQYIVTNVNEDARSRAIQRHERELAMRLARIDHEIEGTITELENQLESRLAALDEEEEQAIRELDERINDASSRIISEAQNLQIWLQDRIGKKAEQDQHLSWTEQAVIQAGEVISRDHETAINNLVQEKLNELQQESDEEKADIRLMIAAKRDHVRSELGAQIEELRQGVEERKERIRAQMERELEDLKSLEEKQLLTENRYRELAEKWGNVFTAGMGAEAIRDIVAKLDLDKLAKELRKEIRTTRSKQRRKKAAKRLRVVENFRKSGNRPEWMILTALPVIPPDLRPMVQLDGGRFATSDLNDLYRRVINRNNRLHRLMELGAPDVIVRNEKRMLQEAVDSLIDNGRRGRAVSRSGKRKLKSLSDLLKGKQGRFRRNLLGKRVDYSGRSVIVIGPELKLHQCGLPKKMALELFKPFVMRRLVEYNYAHNIKSAKRMVDRMSPEVWDVLEEICKERPVLLNRAPTLHRLGIQAFEVVLVEGSAIHLHPLTCTAFNADFDGDQMAVHVPLSSQAVKEARELMLSSQNLLKPSSGDPIVGPSKDMVMGVYYLTVMESKPRRSKARANGANGANGANGEEPRLPTFATMDEAEYAYDMGIIKLREPIRVWFTSKYDQVPVSELLVGSERMAPYGPEAGISQRVLDALTGHGIRTVGELMDYYTRGENKMIQEIAGFGTVAMDETREALRVLGLLGASWPSERLITTTVGRIIFNRALREELWFVNEVLDRKGVDAVVARCYKHLGREVTAEVVDNIKDLGFRYATRSGITIAVSDIRVPEQKAEILERTSREVELSEQQYRRGLITAEEQYNKIVELWTRATDEVTDAVKQLLNPEEGLGAMAQSGATKGGINPIRQLAGMRGLMADPNGRIIPLPIRSNFREGLTALEYFLSTHGSRKGLADTALRTADAGYLTRRLVDVAQDVIVTMEDCGTTTGIWINADQAAAIGETFSERIAGRFLAADITDPETGEVLLKAGTLLDEAALATVARYKIQQAYVRSPLSCEARFGLCQKCYGEDLARGGVIKLGEAVGIIAAQSIGEPGTQLTLRTFHTGGVAGGDDITQGLPRVEELFEARTPKGEAVISEIDGTVDIYWEGEIRMLRVSRTDLKSRNVEIPAGYQVLVSDGDRVQEDTVIALPPEGESAGGASEEATAEEAGVIGIVAGMAGEIFLETQEDGRTVATIRREDTEVWEVDIPANARLRVEKGAYVHAGEQLTEGAKNPKEILRIQGREACQIYLLEEVQKVYRSQGVNIHDKHIEVILRQLLRRILVRATGDTDLLPGELVDRFEFEDINAAVVAKGGKPARGEPVVLGLTKAALNTESFLAAASFQETTRVLTEAAIRGQRDELRGLKENVIIGKLIPVGTGFHARRERQMRRQAELAALQEPAHLAVDEEEDGELELDDLDFSDLDMSDLAGVAELGMEPLGVSASDEDEDEDVEIDFGSLENDESEEDLDVDMG